From Paenibacillus sp. V4I7, one genomic window encodes:
- a CDS encoding Ger(x)C family spore germination protein: MNKQPLYVLFIIMMIAIVPGCSDRLDLEDTTNNLALGLDLDNENNMLVYMNSPAYGRDIKKKTLEVQVKSQTIRQSREKQDEFAPGVITGRKVQVILIGKRILEHEDWFRILDVFFRDMKNPLTPRIIAVDGYISDIIFLHPKDQPMLPLMLRGMIDTKSARSETAKTTLQQLHWQMYEKGVTPYISEIQLDKAKQIRLVGVTLLDHKGKYKTSLNIEETSLLQILNKNAKKPVSFTLPIPGEKKSGPFHTDHLSISVQGMKTKIKTSFKQNKFRFDINIKMPAGLTERLFPFDVRKNGKELEKMISEHMQKQFDSLIKNIQKHQIDPIGLGLYARAHEYSQYKKVEDHWGEALSKADIHVSVKVILGSMGPVK, from the coding sequence ATGAACAAGCAGCCGCTGTACGTTTTGTTCATTATCATGATGATTGCAATTGTTCCGGGGTGCAGTGACCGGTTGGATCTGGAAGATACCACAAACAACCTAGCTCTCGGTTTGGATCTTGATAATGAAAACAACATGCTTGTATATATGAATAGCCCTGCATATGGCAGAGATATAAAGAAGAAAACACTAGAAGTCCAAGTGAAATCGCAAACAATTCGTCAATCGAGAGAGAAACAAGATGAATTTGCGCCAGGAGTTATTACAGGCAGAAAAGTTCAGGTCATACTTATTGGGAAACGCATCTTGGAACATGAAGACTGGTTTCGGATACTTGACGTCTTCTTTCGTGATATGAAAAATCCATTAACACCCAGAATTATCGCTGTCGATGGATATATCTCCGACATAATATTCCTACATCCGAAAGATCAGCCGATGTTACCTTTAATGTTGCGGGGGATGATCGATACGAAGAGCGCTAGATCGGAAACGGCAAAAACAACACTGCAGCAGCTGCATTGGCAAATGTATGAGAAGGGGGTTACGCCCTATATTTCCGAAATTCAGTTGGACAAGGCCAAACAGATCAGGCTGGTTGGCGTAACGCTTCTGGATCATAAAGGGAAGTATAAAACCTCTCTGAACATAGAGGAAACCAGTTTACTTCAAATATTGAATAAAAACGCCAAGAAGCCTGTTAGCTTTACACTTCCGATTCCTGGTGAAAAGAAGAGCGGTCCATTCCATACAGACCATTTAAGTATATCGGTTCAAGGAATGAAAACGAAAATAAAAACCTCGTTTAAGCAGAACAAGTTTCGGTTCGATATCAACATTAAAATGCCAGCCGGTCTTACTGAACGTTTATTCCCCTTTGATGTACGAAAGAATGGAAAAGAGTTAGAGAAAATGATTTCTGAACATATGCAAAAGCAATTCGATAGCCTCATCAAAAACATACAGAAGCATCAAATCGATCCGATCGGGCTTGGTCTCTATGCGCGGGCCCACGAATATAGTCAATACAAGAAAGTGGAGGATCATTGGGGAGAAGCGCTGTCAAAGGCAGACATTCATGTTTCCGTTAAGGTGATCTTAGGAAGTATGGGGCCCGTGAAGTGA
- a CDS encoding DeoR/GlpR family DNA-binding transcription regulator, whose protein sequence is MNPLRRYETIMEILLAQKEVTVNELSERLDVTGKTIREDLAKLEEKGLLVRIHGGAMLAQSDQLGILSTKEPIIKHADQKSEIATIALRYIQPRDIIALDGGSTTLEIARRLENQPLTVVTNDLFIISELLHKEEIRLVVPGGYRLRNMLAGPEAVEYVNKLNIQKSFISATGVHLQHGFTIYTSDHADYKRALIRNSATVYGVADHYKFGQCALRTFAALSEVAMILTDSALPADIAKQYREAGIQIVTQ, encoded by the coding sequence ATGAACCCTCTACGCAGATATGAAACCATTATGGAAATACTTCTGGCACAGAAAGAAGTAACCGTTAACGAGCTTAGCGAACGGCTGGACGTTACAGGTAAAACGATTCGCGAAGATTTGGCCAAACTCGAAGAAAAAGGGCTGCTTGTCCGCATTCATGGCGGAGCGATGCTCGCTCAAAGTGATCAGCTCGGCATACTTTCAACGAAAGAGCCGATCATTAAGCATGCCGATCAGAAATCCGAAATCGCGACGATTGCTCTGCGATACATTCAACCAAGAGATATTATTGCCCTCGATGGCGGCAGCACAACCCTTGAAATTGCTAGGCGGCTGGAAAATCAGCCGCTTACTGTTGTAACGAACGATTTATTTATTATCTCCGAGCTCTTGCATAAGGAAGAAATTCGGCTGGTTGTTCCAGGCGGCTACCGTCTGCGCAACATGCTCGCAGGTCCTGAAGCCGTGGAATATGTGAATAAGCTCAACATTCAGAAATCGTTCATTTCTGCCACTGGTGTTCATTTACAGCACGGCTTTACCATCTACACGAGTGATCATGCCGATTATAAACGTGCATTGATTAGAAACAGTGCAACGGTGTATGGCGTTGCCGATCATTACAAATTCGGACAGTGTGCCTTACGTACGTTCGCTGCCTTGTCCGAAGTGGCTATGATCCTAACAGACAGTGCCCTACCCGCTGATATTGCCAAGCAGTACCGTGAGGCTGGCATCCAGATCGTAACTCAATAG
- a CDS encoding sugar phosphate isomerase/epimerase — protein MGIGTLAHAAGHLPLKQLTEKLSGRGIDFVQLALSKAISDIDTSLGRLSPALANHIGEQFHRAGIRIGVLGCYINPIHPDPQQRRHEINRFKEHLRFARDFGTSIVATETADLTTYLSQDSERYEAIGWAILKQTVEELAEEAERWGVFIGLEPVFTHTLSSTEKMVRILDEIPSSNLGVVFDPVNLMPPTAVEAQEVFLDQAFAAFGDRIVLAHLKDVVIQNNKRQEVRSGKGIFQTKTFLEKLHRVKPGIDISLEQLADDTIDETIQYVRSLLS, from the coding sequence ATGGGAATCGGAACGTTAGCCCATGCTGCCGGCCATCTTCCATTGAAGCAATTAACAGAGAAGCTAAGCGGACGAGGCATTGACTTCGTTCAACTGGCACTCAGCAAAGCGATTAGTGATATTGACACCAGCCTCGGTAGGCTCAGCCCTGCTCTGGCCAACCACATTGGCGAGCAATTCCATCGTGCTGGTATTCGGATTGGCGTGCTTGGCTGTTATATCAATCCGATTCATCCAGATCCGCAGCAGCGGCGTCATGAAATCAACCGGTTCAAAGAGCATCTGCGTTTCGCCAGAGACTTTGGTACCTCTATCGTTGCGACGGAAACAGCTGACCTAACGACTTACCTTTCGCAGGATTCCGAACGTTATGAAGCCATTGGTTGGGCAATCCTCAAGCAAACAGTTGAAGAATTGGCAGAGGAAGCTGAGCGTTGGGGTGTCTTCATCGGACTCGAACCCGTATTCACTCACACGTTATCTAGTACTGAGAAAATGGTTCGAATTTTGGATGAGATTCCTTCCAGTAATCTGGGGGTTGTGTTTGATCCAGTGAATCTAATGCCACCTACTGCTGTTGAGGCACAAGAAGTTTTCCTGGATCAAGCCTTTGCTGCTTTCGGTGATCGTATCGTCCTTGCCCATCTTAAGGATGTTGTCATTCAGAACAACAAACGGCAAGAGGTACGATCTGGTAAGGGTATTTTCCAAACAAAAACGTTCTTAGAGAAGCTGCACCGGGTAAAACCGGGGATCGACATCTCTTTAGAACAACTTGCGGATGATACGATTGACGAAACCATTCAATACGTAAGAAGCCTTTTGAGTTAA
- a CDS encoding AraC family ligand binding domain-containing protein, producing the protein MANPLEHLSFNHIGSATVGTIVYPPGGRYGPRIQPDIQLVFLHTGSMEVAIDGVHFRLEPGNVALLKPGHIEYFTFADEQDSWHRWVASYHFARLVKQQTGNTPSEIRILGERRFPCRIAIVFSPPF; encoded by the coding sequence ATGGCGAATCCATTAGAACATCTTAGTTTTAATCATATCGGTTCCGCTACGGTCGGTACGATTGTATATCCACCTGGTGGCAGATATGGTCCTCGCATCCAACCAGATATTCAACTCGTTTTTTTACATACTGGTTCTATGGAAGTGGCCATTGATGGCGTACACTTCCGACTGGAGCCCGGCAATGTGGCACTTCTAAAGCCTGGGCACATCGAGTATTTTACATTTGCGGATGAACAAGACAGCTGGCATCGTTGGGTGGCCAGTTACCACTTCGCGCGATTGGTGAAGCAGCAAACAGGTAATACCCCTTCAGAAATAAGGATCTTGGGGGAAAGGAGATTCCCATGCAGAATAGCGATAGTCTTTTCCCCGCCTTTTTGA
- a CDS encoding AraC family transcriptional regulator, with the protein MQNSDSLFPAFLTEHHCHPQVMAYYFKQWQGFYMPFHRHDAVEIMYTIQGSCDVEIQTLPTQIESVSLKKGEFIIMDANVSHRLIVDEAAPCRMLNVEFRFIQQKGVFPSILQLAAEDKLLASLLGVKSPYLVLRDPDEVYHIMKSLVLELDKAAAKSETMVQLLIAQLLIRIARLRREAASSGMAQSEWYVKQSMDYLHQNYDRDIQVKDIAGAVNLHPGYLQRIFKSLTGQTLMAYLTVIRMEKAKMLLLETDVPISEICDYIGVGSRQYFHMLFKDYTELTPTEYRKSMDTHKSDYPEKS; encoded by the coding sequence ATGCAGAATAGCGATAGTCTTTTCCCCGCCTTTTTGACCGAGCATCACTGCCATCCTCAGGTGATGGCGTATTATTTTAAACAATGGCAAGGCTTCTATATGCCCTTTCATCGCCATGATGCGGTAGAAATCATGTATACCATTCAAGGTTCCTGCGACGTTGAAATCCAAACTCTGCCTACACAGATCGAAAGTGTTAGTCTCAAAAAGGGAGAGTTCATTATTATGGACGCAAATGTCTCCCATCGATTGATCGTTGACGAGGCTGCCCCCTGTAGAATGCTAAATGTAGAGTTCCGCTTTATCCAGCAAAAGGGTGTGTTTCCATCGATTCTTCAGCTGGCCGCAGAAGACAAGCTATTGGCTTCTCTACTGGGGGTAAAATCTCCATATTTGGTATTGCGCGACCCCGATGAGGTTTACCACATTATGAAAAGCTTGGTGCTTGAACTGGATAAAGCTGCTGCCAAAAGTGAAACAATGGTTCAATTGCTCATCGCTCAACTGCTCATTCGTATTGCGCGTCTTAGGCGAGAAGCAGCAAGCAGCGGCATGGCGCAAAGTGAGTGGTATGTGAAACAGAGCATGGATTATTTGCATCAGAACTATGACCGCGACATTCAAGTGAAGGATATTGCCGGAGCTGTAAATTTACATCCCGGGTATTTACAGCGGATTTTCAAATCGTTAACGGGGCAAACTCTTATGGCTTATTTAACTGTGATTCGAATGGAAAAAGCCAAAATGCTGCTGCTTGAAACCGATGTGCCGATTTCTGAAATATGCGATTATATCGGGGTAGGGAGCCGGCAGTATTTTCATATGCTTTTCAAAGACTATACAGAGTTAACCCCTACAGAATATCGTAAATCAATGGATACTCATAAGTCGGATTATCCAGAAAAAAGTTAG
- a CDS encoding heme-binding protein: MKSVFKLEVEEARVMIAAGIQAAIEANTAETICIVDDGGYLIALERMNGARNTSPEIAIAKAFTASGHRRSTHLFNQPGGPATIHGEAFGIHAMMPGKFAIFVGGLPIVVNGSVIGGVGVSGGNGEDDIAVGVAALKALQSYLGNAYEVMTEPDIKK, translated from the coding sequence ATGAAATCGGTGTTTAAGCTTGAAGTAGAGGAAGCGAGAGTCATGATCGCAGCAGGCATACAAGCGGCAATAGAAGCGAATACAGCCGAAACGATATGTATCGTAGACGATGGCGGGTATCTAATTGCGTTAGAAAGAATGAATGGCGCTCGCAATACGAGCCCGGAAATCGCCATAGCTAAGGCTTTTACAGCTAGCGGTCACAGGCGTTCTACGCATTTGTTTAATCAGCCAGGTGGCCCAGCAACCATCCATGGTGAGGCATTTGGTATTCATGCAATGATGCCGGGTAAATTTGCCATTTTCGTCGGTGGGCTTCCGATTGTGGTGAACGGGAGTGTCATTGGAGGAGTCGGTGTAAGTGGAGGAAATGGAGAGGATGATATTGCGGTGGGGGTTGCGGCGTTAAAGGCGCTGCAGTCTTATTTGGGTAACGCGTATGAAGTCATGACAGAGCCTGATATAAAGAAATAG
- a CDS encoding phytanoyl-CoA dioxygenase family protein, producing MTLQADRTYKITAQDKDTFNRDGYWISPKLLDDDQIERLRLAHERVWTGDYDGDGLPMNHYRPNSNPDALRKLDNGWWINDEIRRTVTDPFIGELTADLLETDEIRLWHDQVIYKPGVGDKETKSGNVGWHQDYGYWQCSSHPNMVTVWIALQDTDLTNGGMMTILGSHKWGLIPDSNSFFDPNMEELRNKYAAGREWVEEPCILKAGQASFHHALTFHGSGANKTNEPRMSVVAHLMPGGTSYRAGVQRHDNSRLLGPRPYHGQAFANEYFPVLFKR from the coding sequence ATGACTTTGCAAGCAGATAGAACATACAAAATTACGGCTCAGGATAAGGATACATTCAATCGCGACGGTTACTGGATATCTCCGAAGTTGCTGGATGATGATCAAATCGAACGGTTGCGACTTGCGCATGAGCGGGTTTGGACTGGCGATTACGATGGTGATGGGCTACCGATGAACCATTATCGTCCAAACTCGAACCCTGATGCATTACGCAAGCTAGATAATGGATGGTGGATCAATGACGAGATCCGAAGAACCGTCACGGATCCGTTTATAGGTGAACTTACAGCCGATTTGCTGGAGACCGATGAAATTCGGCTATGGCACGATCAAGTTATTTATAAGCCAGGTGTCGGCGATAAAGAGACGAAGTCTGGCAACGTTGGTTGGCATCAGGACTATGGCTACTGGCAATGCTCCAGCCATCCGAATATGGTAACCGTATGGATCGCGCTGCAGGACACGGATCTAACCAACGGCGGAATGATGACCATTCTCGGCTCTCACAAGTGGGGACTAATACCTGATAGCAATTCGTTCTTCGATCCGAACATGGAGGAGCTTAGGAACAAATATGCGGCAGGTCGCGAATGGGTCGAGGAGCCCTGTATTCTGAAGGCAGGTCAGGCAAGCTTTCATCACGCTCTTACGTTCCACGGGTCCGGCGCGAACAAAACAAATGAGCCTCGTATGTCTGTTGTTGCGCATCTGATGCCGGGCGGTACAAGCTACCGCGCGGGCGTGCAGCGTCATGACAATTCCCGTCTGTTGGGACCGCGCCCTTATCACGGTCAAGCTTTTGCAAATGAGTATTTTCCAGTTTTGTTTAAACGATAA
- a CDS encoding AraC family transcriptional regulator — protein sequence MPTKLSPRWTYDINTENRIPGVPELLLFGFDEIRSALPLSYHQHDGYEFVLVERGKASWELDGHVYETKAGDVFHTSPGEVHRGRFNVIEPSRFWWFIITPPHSENWLRLPQDESECFRQALEALPRVTHTGLQSVDDIRQLRNAINSNNPLRTSATRQALLGMLLRILQPSQQMVSLADDLLRQLDALVGRIAEDPQWRPAIEEMADFVRISPSHFFRTFQEYTGLPPMVFIERARIKNACGLLTEGTDTVTKIANELGYASSQHFATVFKRITGMTPIQWRMNQTVRNDAR from the coding sequence TTGCCTACGAAACTAAGTCCACGCTGGACTTATGACATCAATACGGAAAATCGCATACCAGGAGTTCCGGAGCTTCTCCTTTTCGGCTTCGATGAGATTAGGTCGGCATTGCCCCTTTCCTATCATCAGCATGACGGATATGAATTCGTTTTGGTTGAACGCGGTAAAGCCAGCTGGGAGCTGGATGGGCACGTCTATGAGACAAAAGCAGGTGACGTGTTTCACACAAGTCCTGGCGAGGTTCATCGCGGGCGCTTCAACGTGATTGAGCCCAGCCGATTCTGGTGGTTCATCATCACACCACCGCATTCAGAAAACTGGTTGCGCTTGCCGCAAGACGAGAGTGAATGCTTCAGACAGGCACTCGAGGCGCTGCCCAGAGTTACCCACACTGGACTGCAATCCGTTGACGACATTAGACAGCTGCGAAATGCGATTAATTCCAACAATCCATTACGAACCTCCGCTACCCGTCAAGCACTGCTTGGGATGCTGCTTCGAATTCTTCAGCCTAGTCAACAAATGGTTTCACTCGCTGACGATCTATTACGTCAATTGGATGCCCTGGTTGGGCGGATCGCGGAAGATCCGCAATGGCGCCCCGCCATCGAAGAAATGGCTGATTTTGTCCGAATCAGTCCCTCCCACTTCTTCCGCACCTTCCAGGAATACACAGGGCTCCCGCCAATGGTATTTATTGAACGTGCACGAATTAAAAATGCTTGCGGACTGTTGACTGAAGGCACGGATACAGTAACAAAGATTGCCAATGAGTTGGGTTACGCGTCCAGTCAACATTTTGCCACCGTGTTTAAACGCATCACAGGCATGACCCCGATCCAATGGAGAATGAATCAAACTGTCCGAAATGATGCACGCTAG
- a CDS encoding DJ-1/PfpI family protein: protein MKMAFVLFDGMTTLDFAGFFEAITWMGILGAKENVTWDFCSNKEEITDDRGLTVKARHVYPDLSGYDLLFVPGGFSTRSLRFDSAFITWLQTSAKVTYKASVCTGALLLGAAGFLHEKKATTNPSAYDLLTPYCSEVVKKRIVRDGNLFTGGGVSASIDLGLFVIESLTDSHFVQQVQQKMDYPYYQAGQLSNVNLE from the coding sequence ATGAAAATGGCATTCGTACTATTCGATGGAATGACCACGTTAGACTTCGCTGGCTTCTTTGAAGCTATCACATGGATGGGCATTTTGGGAGCCAAAGAGAACGTCACTTGGGATTTTTGCTCCAATAAGGAGGAAATTACGGACGACCGAGGCTTAACTGTAAAGGCAAGACATGTCTATCCCGACCTATCAGGATATGATCTCCTGTTTGTACCTGGCGGATTTTCAACGAGAAGCCTTAGATTCGACTCTGCCTTCATCACTTGGCTCCAAACCTCAGCTAAAGTGACTTACAAAGCTTCTGTGTGTACAGGTGCGTTGTTACTAGGTGCAGCCGGATTCTTACATGAAAAAAAGGCAACCACCAATCCTTCCGCTTATGACTTATTGACGCCTTACTGTTCCGAAGTCGTTAAAAAACGAATCGTCAGAGACGGGAATCTTTTTACCGGCGGCGGAGTTTCGGCATCCATTGATTTAGGATTATTCGTCATTGAATCGCTTACGGATTCACATTTCGTACAGCAAGTTCAACAAAAGATGGATTACCCTTACTATCAAGCGGGACAGTTATCAAATGTAAATTTGGAGTAA
- the kduI gene encoding 5-dehydro-4-deoxy-D-glucuronate isomerase, protein MDIRYASHPNEVKQFDTERLQAEFQINALFSPNEIKLVYSHVDRFIIGGVLPVTGSLQLQADKKEMAADYFLERREIGIINVGGRGTITVDGTVYNMDSKDCIYIGLGAKDITFASDNAADPAKFYFNSTPAHQTYPTVKVAISEATPTHLGSINTSNERTIYKYIHTGGVKSCQLVMGMTLLKPGNMWNTMPSHTHNRRSEVYFYFDMPEDAVVFHMMGEPQQTRHVVMRNEQAVISPSWSIHSGVGTNNYTFIWGMAGENQIFDDMDAVAMKDLK, encoded by the coding sequence ATGGATATCCGCTACGCATCACACCCGAATGAAGTAAAGCAATTTGACACTGAACGCCTGCAAGCTGAGTTTCAAATTAACGCTTTGTTCTCACCTAATGAAATTAAATTGGTTTACTCCCACGTTGACCGTTTCATCATTGGTGGCGTGCTTCCTGTTACTGGCTCACTTCAACTGCAAGCTGACAAGAAAGAAATGGCTGCTGATTATTTCTTAGAGCGCCGCGAGATCGGAATCATTAATGTTGGTGGCAGAGGTACGATCACAGTTGACGGAACGGTGTATAACATGGATTCCAAAGATTGCATCTATATTGGTCTTGGCGCGAAGGATATTACGTTTGCTAGTGATAACGCTGCAGATCCAGCGAAATTCTACTTTAATTCAACACCTGCTCACCAAACATATCCAACGGTAAAAGTCGCCATCAGCGAAGCTACTCCTACTCACTTAGGTAGCATCAATACTTCTAACGAGCGTACGATTTACAAATATATCCACACAGGCGGCGTAAAAAGCTGTCAACTCGTTATGGGTATGACGCTTCTGAAGCCAGGCAATATGTGGAACACAATGCCTTCTCATACACACAATCGTCGTTCCGAAGTTTATTTCTACTTTGACATGCCGGAAGATGCGGTTGTGTTCCACATGATGGGTGAGCCGCAGCAAACACGTCACGTAGTTATGCGCAATGAGCAAGCTGTCATTTCCCCAAGCTGGTCCATTCATAGCGGTGTTGGCACGAACAATTACACCTTCATTTGGGGCATGGCTGGCGAAAATCAAATTTTTGATGATATGGACGCCGTGGCCATGAAAGATTTAAAATAG
- a CDS encoding endospore germination permease, protein MKKYTLNEITFMQYILLNFGMVVSIGFLSLPRVLAEQAGTAGWIALIIVWVISIVASLIVIQVMKRYPDGTLLDLLSMYLGKWAGKAGAVLFALYLFYYGYTGLVYTILISKQYLLQQTPDYIIMLLLLIPTYVIVRNGPRILGRYVEVIILLSLWIPFVYLIPLKDAHWLRLLPVLKEGWKPVFAALPYTLYYHIGFSTTFILYPFLKNKRKAAAGIVISYTLTMLMYLFITVICFVYFSPDEILEYNEPTINVLKAIEFKFISRIEVLFIAFYLLIFSLSWIPTMYMSVFCTTWLIGKQDHRNHLRLLWLFIAVGTYFFMPTFFQSERMNTLLGQIGFVVEYLVPGCLLLYVWIHDRLGWRKHL, encoded by the coding sequence GTGAAAAAATATACCTTGAATGAAATCACCTTCATGCAGTATATCCTTCTCAACTTCGGAATGGTTGTGAGTATCGGATTTTTGTCGCTGCCGCGAGTATTAGCCGAACAGGCAGGCACGGCAGGCTGGATTGCGCTCATCATCGTTTGGGTCATCTCCATAGTGGCGAGTCTGATCGTCATACAAGTGATGAAGAGGTACCCAGATGGTACCTTGTTAGATCTATTGTCGATGTACTTGGGCAAATGGGCAGGCAAAGCGGGAGCCGTCCTATTTGCCCTCTATCTCTTTTACTACGGATACACAGGTCTCGTATATACCATATTGATTTCAAAGCAATACCTTTTGCAGCAAACCCCTGATTATATCATTATGCTTCTGCTGCTCATTCCCACTTATGTTATTGTGCGGAACGGACCACGCATATTGGGCAGATATGTGGAAGTGATAATACTCCTATCTCTATGGATCCCCTTCGTTTATTTGATTCCGCTTAAGGATGCTCATTGGCTCCGTCTGCTTCCTGTTCTTAAAGAAGGATGGAAGCCTGTTTTCGCAGCGTTACCATACACTTTATATTATCATATAGGTTTTTCAACCACGTTTATTTTGTATCCGTTTCTCAAAAACAAGCGGAAGGCCGCAGCAGGAATCGTTATCTCGTATACATTGACGATGCTCATGTATTTGTTCATTACCGTTATCTGTTTCGTCTATTTCAGTCCAGATGAAATTCTGGAGTACAACGAACCGACGATCAATGTATTGAAAGCTATCGAGTTTAAGTTTATATCACGGATCGAAGTGCTATTTATCGCGTTTTATTTACTTATCTTTTCATTGTCATGGATACCCACGATGTACATGAGCGTTTTTTGTACAACTTGGCTAATTGGAAAGCAGGACCACCGCAATCATTTGCGGCTGCTTTGGCTTTTCATCGCTGTGGGCACGTATTTCTTCATGCCTACTTTTTTTCAAAGTGAACGGATGAATACTTTGCTTGGTCAGATCGGTTTTGTTGTTGAGTACTTAGTGCCTGGTTGTTTACTCCTGTATGTATGGATACATGATCGTTTGGGGTGGAGGAAGCACTTATGA
- the kduD gene encoding 2-dehydro-3-deoxy-D-gluconate 5-dehydrogenase KduD, with protein sequence MTLFNLTGKTAFVTGASSGLGQAMAIGLAEAGAKVIAVSSSESVQTVEAIRALGGKAELIAADLSNEDILEDVVNKAIGIYGGVDILVNNAGIIRRTPAVDHGRQDWHDVIDLNLNSAFFLCQLIGRHMIERGSGKIVNIASMLTYQGGINVPGYTASKHAIAGVTKALANEWAGKGIQINAIAPGYMTTNNTAPILKDEKRTQSITDRIPAGRWGSPEDLKGPVVFLSSNASDYMNGHVLCVDGGWMAR encoded by the coding sequence ATGACACTTTTTAATTTAACAGGCAAAACAGCCTTCGTAACCGGCGCTTCCAGCGGTCTTGGTCAAGCGATGGCCATTGGCCTTGCTGAAGCAGGCGCAAAAGTCATTGCCGTATCCTCTTCCGAAAGCGTACAAACGGTAGAAGCCATCCGAGCATTAGGCGGCAAAGCCGAGCTGATCGCAGCTGATCTTAGCAACGAAGACATCCTTGAGGATGTGGTAAACAAAGCCATCGGCATCTACGGCGGCGTCGATATTCTCGTCAATAATGCCGGAATCATCCGACGTACGCCGGCAGTTGACCATGGACGTCAAGATTGGCATGATGTCATTGATCTGAACTTGAACTCTGCCTTTTTCTTATGCCAGCTGATTGGCCGTCACATGATTGAGCGCGGCAGCGGCAAAATCGTGAACATCGCTTCTATGCTGACCTACCAAGGAGGCATTAATGTTCCTGGCTACACTGCGAGTAAACATGCTATCGCTGGTGTTACTAAAGCATTAGCGAACGAGTGGGCCGGGAAAGGTATCCAGATCAATGCCATTGCTCCTGGTTACATGACGACCAATAATACAGCTCCTATCCTCAAAGATGAAAAACGCACACAATCCATTACAGATCGAATTCCGGCAGGCCGTTGGGGCTCACCAGAGGATTTGAAAGGTCCTGTTGTTTTCTTATCATCGAATGCGTCGGATTATATGAACGGACACGTACTATGCGTGGACGGCGGATGGATGGCTAGATAG